The Populus alba chromosome 6, ASM523922v2, whole genome shotgun sequence genome contains a region encoding:
- the LOC118052969 gene encoding histone-lysine N-methyltransferase, H3 lysine-9 specific SUVH1 — MEESAGEGPIDKSRVLNVKPLRTLTPVFSSPSNSSSFSQGSAPFVCVPPAGPFPPGVSPFFPFSGIPNQSSGDHTPISSAVPINSFQSPEPLRRAANGNAGSSRRVNRNNRGVEEDGYSDDQTQSSQSRYHKRKKGGHDKFASPDVDTDVMVENIFQSYNLVQFEAARLYDGDKDSVGYVLLVFNLLRRQIAQLEDTKEATSGQSRRPDLKTGNVLMTKGIRTNARKRVGAVPGVEIGDIFFFRMELCTIGLHAPSMAGIDYMSVRISQDEEPIAVSIVSSGGYEDDVDGDDGLIYTGQGKEMDQKLERGNLALEKSLHRGNDIRVIRGIKDVGNPTGKVYMYDGLYRIQESWLEKGKSGSNVFRYKLGRLPGQPEAYKTWKKIQQWKDGTITRFGVILPDLTSGCETLPVSLVNDVDNEKGPAYFTYSPNLKYSKPAPRDPFIGCACNGACLPGNEKCDCIQKNGGYLPHIVNGVIVSQKSVIYECGPSCQCPPTCRNRVSQGGLRVRLEVFKTKDKGWGLRSWDPIRAGAFICVYAGEVVDDFAQELAGENEDDHIFDGSRTYQPVEILPGDSNNAPNLPFPLIINARNAGNVARFINHSCSPNLFWQPVLRGNSKEFDLHIAFYAIRHIPPMTELTYCYGMVPPEKADRGKRKCLCGSPKCRGFFY, encoded by the coding sequence ATGGAAGAATCAGCAGGCGAAGGCCCAATAGATAAGTCAAGGGTTTTGAATGTAAAGCCCTTGCGGACTCTTACTCCAGTATTCTCTTCACCATCAAATTCCAGTTCTTTTTCTCAAGGTTCTGCCCCTTTTGTTTGTGTTCCCCCAGCTGGTCCTTTCCCACCTGGAGTTTCCCCGTTCTTTCCATTTTCTGGTATACCAAATCAATCTTCCGGTGACCACACCCCAATATCATCAGCGGTTCCTATCAATTCGTTTCAGTCACCTGAGCCTCTCAGACGTGCTGCAAATGGAAATGCTGGGTCATCAAGGAGGGTTAATAGAAACAACAGGGGTGTGGAAGAAGATGGGTATAGCGACGACCAAACTCAGAGTTCGCAGAGTAGATATCACAAGAGGAAAAAAGGCGGCCATGATAAATTTGCTTCTCCTGATGTTGACACTGATGTGAtggtagaaaatattttccagtccTATAACCTTGTGCAATTTGAAGCAGCACGACTATATGACGGCGATAAAGATTCTGTAGGATATGTACTCCTGGTTTTCAATTTGCTCCGAAGACAAATAGCACAGCTTGAAGATACGAAGGAAGCCACATCAGGGCAATCAAGGCGCCCTGACTTGAAAACAGGTAATGTTTTGATGACAAAAGGAATTCGGACGAATGCCAGGAAGAGAGTTGGAGCTGTACCTGGTGTTGAAATTggtgatattttcttttttagaatggAATTGTGCACAATTGGACTGCATGCTCCAAGTATGGCTGGAATAGATTACATGTCTGTCAGGATCAGTCAAGATGAAGAACCAATAGCTGTTAGCATTGTTTCATCTGGAGGATATGAAGATGATGTTGACGGTGATGATGGTTTGATTTACACTGGCCAAGGTAAGGAAATGGATCAAAAGCTTGAAAGGGGTAACCTTGCGCTGGAGAAGAGCTTGCATCGTGGTAATGACATTAGAGTAATCAGGGGTATAAAGGATGTGGGAAATCCAACTGGAAAGGTATATATGTATGATGGTTTATATAGAATCCAAGAGTCATGGTTAGAGAAAGGAAAGTCTGGTTCCAATGTTTTTAGGTATAAGTTGGGTAGGTTACCTGGCCAGCCTGAGGCATacaaaacatggaaaaaaattcaGCAATGGAAGGATGGCACTATTACTAGGTTCGGGGTTATACTGCCTGATCTTACTTCAGGGTGTGAAACTTTACCTGTTTCTCTTGTGAATGATGTTGACAATGAAAAGGGGCCTGCCTATTTCACTTATTCTCCAAACCTCAAGTATTCAAAACCTGCACCAAGGGATCCTTTTATTGGTTGTGCTTGCAATGGTGCATGTCTCCCTGGAAACGAGAAATGTGATTGTATTCAGAAAAATGGAGGCTATCTTCCTCACATTGTGAATGGGGTTATTGTGAGCCAAAAATCTGTGATATATGAGTGTGGTCCTTCCTGCCAGTGCCCTCCAACTTGCCGTAATCGTGTGTCTCAGGGTGGTTTGAGAGTTCGTTTGGAGGTGTTTAAGACTAAGGACAAAGGTTGGGGTTTAAGATCCTGGGATCCCATACGAGCTGGAGCTTTTATATGTGTATATGCAGGAGAAGTTGTTGATGATTTTGCACAAGAGCTTGCAGGTGAAAATGAAGATGATCACATCTTTGATGGTTCCCGCACTTACCAGCCAGTGGAAATTTTGCCTGGTGATTCCAATAATGCTCCAAACCTCCCATTTCCTCTTATAATAAATGCCAGAAATGCTGGGAATGTAGCTCGTTTTATAAATCACAGTTGCTCTCCAAATCTGTTCTGGCAGCCAGTTTTACGTGGAAATAGCAAGGAGTTTGATCTCCATATCGCGTTTTATGCCATCAGACACATTCCTCCTATGACAGAGTTGACATATTGTTATGGGATGGTACCTCCTGAAAAAGCAGATCGTGGGAAGAGAAAATGCTTATGTGGATCACCAAAGTGCAGAGGTTTTTTCTATTGA
- the LOC118053127 gene encoding probable protein S-acyltransferase 1, with product MAAAMDPSPTTKSKRLYQLWKGNNKFLCGGRAVFGPDAGSLFLTTFLIGGPATAFCIKMLLLLIRKDDPRYDIPVLVGGLVLAIMDFVFLFMTSGRDPGIIPRNCQPPESDESVGIPSQSMEWVNNKITDLKLPRTKDLIVNGHSIKVKFCDTCLLYRPPRASHCSICNNCIQKFDHHCPWVGQCIGRRNYPYFIGFITSSTTLCMYVFAFSWFNVLRQHGTLWSAMSNDVLSVVLIAYCFIAFWFVGGLTLFHLYLISTNQTTYENFRYRYDKKENPFNRGIIKNFKQVFFSKIPVSAINFRERVTEDDDSVMGGSDINGSFVGKEKFDIEMGGKLGKDGAMHLPSILQNLDYGSLDDNLKKKGEEKPAFDPFLFPADQEQPNSPQISIDKSNLVGDNRKQQLS from the exons ATGGCAGCAGCAATGGACCCTTCtcccacaacaaaatccaagagGCTCTATCAACTGTGGAAGGGTAACAAT AAATTCCTCTGTGGTGGGAGAGCAGTCTTTGGTCCTGATGCAGGATCTCTATTTTTGACAACATTTTTAATTGGAGGTCCTGCAACAGCATTCTGCATAaagatgctgctgctgctaatcAGAAAAGATGATCCCCGTTACGACATTCCAGTTCTAGTTGGGGGATTGGTCCTCGCTATTATG GACTTCGTATTCCTCTTCATGACGTCAGGTAGAGATCCAGGAATAATCCCTAGGAACTGTCAGCCACCTGAATCAGATGAATCGGTTGGCATCCCTTCCCAATCTATGGAGTGGgttaataacaaaattacagACCTGAAATTGCCTCGTACGAAGGATCTAATTGTTAATGGCCACAGTATTAAAGTGAAGTTCTGCGACACTTGTCTGTTATATCGTCCGCCACGAGCTTCACATTGCTCCATCTGCAACAACTGTATTCAGAAGTTTGATCATCATTGTCCATGGGTGGGTCAGTGCATTGGACGG CGCAACTATCCATATTTCATAGGGTTTATAACCTCATCAACCACTTTGTGCATGTATGTGTTTgcattttcttggtttaatgtTCTCCGGCAACATGGAACTTTGTGGAGTGCCATGTCGAATGACGTTCTCTCTGTTGTTCTCATTGCATACTGCTTCATAGCATTCTGGTTCGTTGGTGGGCTAACGCTTTTCCACCTCTACCTGATTAGCACCAACCAG ACCACTTACGAAAATTTCCGGTACCGCTATGATAAGAAGGAAAACCCCTTCAACAGAGGGATCATAAAGAACTTTAAACAAGTATTCTTCTCGAAGATCCCAGTTTCAGCAATCAATTTTCGAGAACGGGTGACAGAAGATGATGATTCTGTAATGGGCGGTTCGGACATAAATGGAAGCTTCGTTGGGAAAGAGAAATTCGACATAGAAATGGGAGGTAAACTTGGCAAGGATGGAGCCATGCATCTCCCTAGTATCTTGCAGAATCTGGATTATGGCAGTCTTGAtgataatttgaagaaaaagggagaagaaaaaccTGCATTTGACCCCTTTTTATTCCCTGCCGATCAAGAACAACCGAATTCACCGCAGATCTCCATCGATAAAAGCAATCTTGTGGGAGATAACAGGAAACAGCAGCTTTCATGA